The genomic region CCCGACGCCCCCAGTATGATGAAATCAGCGCATATCTTGTCCGCAGCTCTCAGGATAGACTCGGCCGGGTCCCCGGCCTCCAGCATCGTGGTCACCCCGACCTCTTGAGATAGCGCCTTTAGCTTGATGGCCTGTACCGTCCGCTTTCCCTCAGCCCACGCCGTCCTTTGCTCTCTGTCAGGGCTCAACACATAAACGACGAACAACTCTGCCTTATAGCGGGAGGCATGGTCGATGGCATAGTCCACCGCCCTCTCAGTATGCGGCATGCCATCAGTCGCCAGTAGTACCTTCATTTATGAAAGGGTTGGTCTTCGCTCATTTTAATCTTGTCCGAAGAAAAATCGGATTTGTAAAGCATTTAAGGTTTTAATTGTTTTGTGCTTTTACGATGATGGGGACGTGGAGCCGAGAAGGCCCACGTGCTTCAGCCGTGGGATGAATTGGCCACTCACCGTAGCCACGCCAATATAAAAGAGCCATCTGCCCGACCATCGTTTTTATATCGCCAATGGCAAAAAACCATTATATTAATCAACACGGCACGCCGCCCAAAATATTTATTGAAGAAGAGGGGTGATAAGAGGTGCGATGTACAGGGGCGTGACCATCGATGATAGGGCCACCATGGATATGGACGACGCCATATGGGTGGATGCCGCCGAGGACGGGAGCTGGAAGGTCAGGGTCATGGTCGCAGACGTGGCGAGGGCCGCCCAGCCTCGCTCTAAGCTAGATGGCATTGCGATGGCCAGAGTCGAGACCAGGTATTTCGCCAGAGGCAGCAGCCCGATGCTCCCGAGACGCCTCTCTGAGGAAAAGCTTTCGCTGTGGCCGGGAGAGCCAAAGAGCGTGCTCGTGGTAGATATTGATCTCGATGAGAGGCTGAACGTCCTCGACACCAGGCTTTCCATGGGCACTATGGAAAGCGAGGCGAGGCTATCCTACTCCGACGTTCCTCTTATACTTTCGGATGCCGGGCACCCGCAGCACTCCCTTATTGAGACAGCCCGCCGCCTGGCGCAGGGCCTCTTAATGGTGCGCAGGAACCGCGGGGCGCTAGTGTATTACGACGTGAATACCGGCTGGGTGACTGGCGAGGAGGGCACGCTGAAAAAGCTGAAGAGCCGCGAGGATACCATAGGCTACGTCATCATCCAGGAGCTTATGATACTCGCGAACATGGCGGTGGCCGAGTACGCGGTCAAGAATGACGTCCCCATATTATTTCGTAACCACACGGCCAGGAGCGCTGCACCCGAGCGAGAGGAGCTGATGAAGCTGCTCGAGAGCGCCGCCGTGGTGCCCGCGGAGCGCCTCGCGACCATAAGGCGCACCACTAGTTTGATGTTCAACAGGGCGGAGTATGGGGCTTCCATCCTGGGGCACTTCGGCCTGAACCTGGGAGTGTACACCCACTTCACCTCGCCCATCCGCCGGTATGCCGACCTCGTGAACCACCAGCAGCTTCGGGCGCACATCATGGGGAAGCCCCTGCCTTACTCAAAAGAGAATATTAGCGGGATCGCTGCGCACATCAACCGGAAGCTTATCGAGTACGATGAGGCGAGAAGCGAGTACATGAAGAAAAAGGCGGACCGCATGGCTGAGGAGGCCATCCAGGCAGGCCAGATTGAGGGGGTGGGCGATAAGGAGTTCGAGCACATCACCAAGCTTCTCATTAGAGGAGGAGAGGATTGCCCCGAAGCTTATCATGGCGCTTTTCTGAGCCGCCTGGCATCCGGGAAGATGCCGTTGCTCTGCGCCGGGCTCGTGCTGACCCAGGCTCCCGCGGGCGAGAGGTGGACAGGGCTGAAGGCCGCGCTGCTCGAGCGGCTTGCAAAGGAGCCAAACCTGGCGGTAACCGTGTTTAACCTCGCACAACAGATATCAGGCTGGCCTATGCCATCTTATGATATCACCGGTACCCATCTGGCGTTCACCGCCAGGGCCACCGTCCAGCTTGACGGCAAGAGCTACGAGTCGGGCGAGTTCAAGGACGCCTCGAAGAAGGGTGCCATGCAGCGCGCATCGGTGGGGCTGCTTGCGTCCATACTCGGCCTGCCCGTCCCGGCGATGGCTCCGCCGCGGCTGGCACAGCCTGCCCCCGTGAATGCGGAAATAGCCATAAACACTTCGAAGGACCCCATCGTGGCCCTGCAGGAGTATGGCCAGGCTAATAAGCTTCCGCTTCCATCCTATTCCTTTAGCATGGATGGGCCGCCCAATAAGCCCCTCATCACCTGTACGTGCGTTTTTAATTCAATCACGGCCACGGGGCAGGCCTCTAGCAAGCAGAGGGCCAAGCGCCGGGCCGCTAAAGCCGTAATCGATATTTTGCTAGGCCTTCAGTGACCTTTGGCTTTTTTAAGAAAAGGTTATATCCTTAAAGCAGGATATCCGGTTGTTAAGCATGGCTGGCATGTCAAGTGGAGGCCGAGTGGACATTTCAATGACGAGGCCGGCGCTGTCCTTCTTTGTGGTAATGGCGCTATTGCTGCCAATAGCGCCCGTATCGATTGGCGATGCGCCTGGGGGCCTCGCCATTTCTAATTCCAGCGTCTCCACTTATATCATCGTTTTTGACGATACGCCGTATGCCAGCGCTATGACGGCGCAGAGCGCGTCCGACCTGGTCGCATCCTGCGGAGGGCAGGTCAAGTATCGCTATAACGTCATCAATGGCATGGCCGTTACGCTCCCTGATAGTATGGCAGAAAAGATAAGGTCGTTGCCGAACGTTAAATACGTTGAGAAAGATCAGCCAGTCCACATTTTGCTTGACGCGGCCGTTCCGCAGATTGGCGCGGACCAGGCGTGGGCTGAAGGCTATACGGGGGAGGGGGTCAAGGTCGCCGTCATCGATACCGGCGTCGATGCCGGCCACCCCGACCTGAATGGCGGTAAAGTGGTTGCGTGGGCCGACTTTGTCAACGGGAGCAACTCTACGCCGTATGATGATAATGGCCATGGCACCCATGTTTCAAGCATCATAGCAGGCACCGGCAATGCCTCTGGAGGAAAATACCTGGGAGTGGCGCCGAACGCCAGCCTGCTGGCCGCTAAAGCACTCGACGGGTCAGGCTCCGGGTATTATACGAACATCATAAAGGGAATGGATTGGGCCGTGCAAAATGGCGCCCAGGTAATATCTATGTCGCTGGGCGGCAACCACTCTCCGGCAATGGACGAGGCAGTCAGTAACGCTGTTAATAAAGGGGTCGTCGTAGTGGTCGCAGCCGGCAACGGTGGCCCGAGCCCCGGTACTATCTCATGCCCCGGGGATAGCCCGGATGCCATCACCGTTGGGGCGGTCGATAAAAGCGACTTGATCGCAAACTTCAGCTCTCGTGGCCCTACGTATGACGGCCGCATAAAGCCGGACGTCACCAACGTGGGAGTAAATGTTACTGCCGCAAACGCTGGAGGAACGGCGGCTACTGGATACTATATATCGATGAGCGGCACCAGCATGGCCACCCCCATGACCGCTGGCGTGGTAGCGCTAATGCTCCAGAAAAACTCGTCGCTGACGCCCGCGCAAGTAAAAAATATACTGGCACAGACGGCAAAGCCAATGAAAGTTAACGAGACGGACCCCATACCTAATAATGACTATGGCTGGGGGCGCGTGCAGGCGAAATACGCTCTGGACAACGTCACGTATAGTGTTTCAGGCTATAGCTCCAGCTATCTATCGGATACTATTAATGGCACCATGATTCCTGGCGATTATAACGTTACCATAACTATGCTAAACAATGGTACTCAGCCCTGGTCCAGGGCGACCAACGTCACTCTTCATAGCATTGGCGATGCCGCCAATCTCAGCGCTCAGATTATTCAACTACCCGATAATGTAATAATACCGCCAGGCCAGCAATACGTATGGCTTTTTAATATAAATGCTACCACGCTCGGCGAGTATAACCTGACGTATCAGATGTATGTCAATAATACGCCCATAGGCGATACAGTAATACATCCTATGCGGGTCAAAGACGCCATTCAGCCGGGCAATATGACGTTCGTCAATTCAAGTTATGAGGCGTTTAAGTCATCCTCTTTGATTAACTTAACAGTTCAAAGGGTCGACGGTTTCGATAATGGCATCACCGTGAAATGCTCGGCAAGTGGTGGCAATGGCACTGCGGGCATAGATTTTTCCCCTGCAAGCGGCCTTGTTGTGTTTGCACAGGACCAGCCGTATGCTAATTTTACTGTAAATATATACAACAATGGTACGTATACGGGAGATAAGTCGGTAAATTTCACGTTAAGCGACCCGACGGGCGGCGCAGGCCTGGGGGCTCTCCAAACAACCACGGTGACCATCATCGATGACAATCCGCGGCCGGTCCTTCAGTTCAATGCCTCGAATTATATAGCCTGGGAGAACCAGTCCAATTGCCAGGTCACAGTTACCCGTACGGCCAACTCTCATGGCCCTGTATCTGTTGATTATATGGTGTGGGGTGGCAACGCGACGCCGGGCGTCGACTATGTGCCGGCCAATGGCACCCTCAACTTCTCAGACGGCCAGACGGCTAAGGGCTTCAATGTCATAATCCTGAATAATTACACCGGCCGGGACAGGTTCGTGAACCTTACGTTAAGTAATCCCACGAATGGCTCTATACTGGGCACTCCTGCCTCGGCCGTGCTCACCATTAAAGGAGTCGAGACGGTGAATTTCACATATAGCCTGGTGAAGGGATGGAACCTCATATCGGTGCCCTTGAGCCTCTCTAACAATAGCATTGATGCATTCTTCCCGGCTGCAGTTAAGTCTAACCTGACGGACATGTGGTATTATGATAATGGCAAATGGGTCTATTATAGCGGCACGCGCGGGTATAGCCCAAAATATGCTCACCTAGTAAACGTTACGCCTGGTAAAGGCTACTGGGTAAAAGTATCCAATAACGTATCCTTTACGGTGAATGGTATAGCTAATGGAAGCGGATTACCTGCCGTTGGCGGTGGCTGGACCATGATTGGCGTGTATGGCCTTAACCCGTCGAATGCCACCACAGCTTACCCTGGTAATAAAGATCTCTGGTATTATGATAATGGCCAGTGGTACTATTATAGCGGCACGCGTGGCTATAGCCCGAAGTATCCGCACCTAGAAGTATTAGAGCCAGGCAAGGGCTACTGGGTACATTATTAGATGGAGATGCTGGCATGAAATATAAAATAACAAGAGTTGCTGCGATTTTAGTAATGATGATGCTCTTCTTCGGAGCGTTTGCCATAATATCTAATTCTTCAGAAGAACTGCCGCCATCACCACCGGGTGACGCATGGGATAGTGGCGGTGGCGGCGGAAGCATTAGCTACAGCGCACCAGTCTTCCAGGCCTACACGGACCCCCTAAAATCCAGCGACGGCTCCATAATAGGGCGATTTGAGGGCAAAGACTTCAACAGCGTAATGGTCCGGGCGGAGAAAAACGGCACAGTAGGCAATACAAGCTACATCCTAACCATAGAGGGCGAATTATACTCAGAGCCATCAGGCAATTGCTGGCTAGACATCAGCTTCCTGGAGCCCGCCTCCGCTCAGGTACCGCCGGGGATGGATGACGGGCTAATCCTGGGGGTAATGAACGTCACCAAAAATCCAAAAGACTGGAGCTACAAGGGCGGCAGCCCGAAATACACACTCAAAATATCGGGATTAAATATAAGCGTTAGCCCGGATGACCCCTATTACCTGGTCAGAAGCGACGGGGTGAACTACCAGCTACTAAAGATCAGCATCGACGTATCCGGGGGTCAGGCGACCATCAAGTTCAACCCTCCGGGGGACACAGGAGTGTTCACGATAATGAGGGCGCCAATCGCGACCCCGACTCCGACGCCCACTCCTACGCCAACTCCGGAGCCCACTCCTACGCCATTGCCCGCCAACAATGGCATATGGGGCTTCCCCATATTCATCGCCATGTTCGCGCTGGGCACTATAGTGGGCGCATCAGCTCTATACCTGATCAGCATGCGCAGGTAATACACATAAAAACTAATTAACAGAAGATTTATTTTAAGTTAGCTCCCTTTACTTCATGCTATGCCTCTCAAATCCGGCTTCCGCTCCCTGGCAAGCGTTGAAGACGCCCTTGATATGTTTTTAGGCTCGCTTGAGCCTCTTAATAGAGTTGAGATGGTCAGCCTTGAGGAGGCGGGCGAGCGCGTGCTGGCGGCCGATGTCAGGGCGCCAAGAGACGTGCCGCATTATGACAGGAGCGCCATGGATGGGTATGCCGTCGTGGCGTCGGACACCTTCGGCAGCGGCAAGGACGCCGGAGTCATCCTGAAGCTTACCTCGAAAGACAGCATTGTTAGCGGCGAGTGCAGGCAGGTGCACACGGGCAGCCCGATACCTGAGGGCGCCGATGCTGTGGTAATGCTGGAATACACGGAGGCGGCGGGCGACGGCGTGGAGGTGCTCGCACAGGTCTCGCCGGGCCAGAACATAGGGCTGAAGGGGGAGGACGTGAGAAAGGGCGACATCGTCTTCAGGGAGGGCAGGCTGCTTAAGCCTTCTGACGTAGGCCTGCTCGCCTCCATGGGCCTGACTGAGGTTGCCGTTTATGCGAAGCCACGGGTGCTCATCATACCCACCGGGGAGGAGATAGTTCCCAGGGGGGTGGAGCCGGCTCCGGGCCAGATGAACGAGAGCAACGGGGTGATGAATTACCTGTACGTGAAGCGTTTCGGCGGTGTGCCCACCGTCCATGGAATAGTCTCGGATGTAAAGGAAGAGCTTGCGGCCGCCCTGGATGAGGGGGCCTCTTATGACCTTATCGTTACCACGGGCGGGAGCTCCGTGGGCAAGAGGGACCTAATAGCGGAAGTATTGGCGTCAAAGGGCACTGTTTTGGTTCATGGCGTGGCCATCAAGCCGGGCAAGCCCGTCGCCCTCGGCCTCGTAGACGCGGGGGGCAAGAGAACGCCCATCGTTTGCCTGCCCGGGTATCCGGCTGCGTGCGCGGTCGACTCCATGGTGTTCGTCGACCCTGCGGTAAAAAAATTAGGGCATATGCCTCCGGCGGCTTATAGGACGCAAAAGGCCATCCTCACGAGGAAGATATACTCTGAGGCCGGATACAGGACGTATACGAGGGTATCCGTAGAGGAGGGCCGCGCGACTCCCCTGAGGACGAAGGGCGCCGGGGTGCTAAGCTCCATATCGAGGGCAGACGGCTACGTGATCACGCCGCCGGACGTGGAGGGGCACGAGGCCGGCGAGGAAGTGGAGGTGACTTTCCTTGAGTAGGAAAGAGTTCAGGAGGCTTGTCTCTCTAGAAGATGCCAGGAAGGCGCTGGAGCCGTTTTATCGGCGGTCCGCCGAAAGCGTGCCCCTTGGCGAATGCTATGGCCGCACGCTGGCTGAGGACGTGTACTCGAGAGTGGACGTGCCGGGGTTCGACAGGGCGTCCATGGACGGCTACGCGGTGAAGGCCGCCGACACATGGGGGGCGGACGAGGAGTCGCCGAGGACGCTCAAGCTCATTGGGGCCATTCATGCGGGCGATAGGCCCACGCTGGCCGTGGAGGCGGGGACGGCCGCCGAGATAGCCACCGGGGCGGTCATGCCTGCCGGGGCGAATGCCGTAGTCATGGTCGAGAACACTGACAGTGACGGCTCTTACGTAAACGTGAGGAAGCCGGTGACACCTGGAGAGAACGTCATGCACACCGGAGCTGACGTCATGATGGGCGAGCTCGTGCTTAGAAAAGATACCAGGCTGACGTCCCGGGAGGTGAGCGTACTGGCGGCGGTGGGTTTAGATTACGTCAACGTGTACAGGATGCCCATCGTGGCCATCATGTCCACGGGCAACGAGCTGACGCCTCCGGGCACGAGGCTTGAGCCGGGGCAGATTTACGATGTAAACGCCTACGCCGTCGGCGCCGGGGTGCGGGAGAGCGGCGGCATTCCATTATACCTGGGAATAGTCCGGGACACGCCTGAGGAGTTCCGGAAAGCGGTGCTCGACGCCACAAAAAAAGCGGACATAATCCTCACGTCGGGCAGCACCTCGGCCGGGTCCTCTGACATGATGTTTTCCACCGTGGGCTCGGTAGGCAGGATTCTCGTACACGGCATCAAGATAAAGCCAGGTAAGCCCACCATCATTGGCGAAGTCGAAGGAAAGCCATTCATCGGCCTTCCTGGATACCCGTCGTCCGCGCTAACGATCTTCAACGAGGTCGTGGCGCCGATGGTCCGGCACATGAGCGGGCGCAGGGATAAGGCTATTAGGGAGGCCTCTGCCAGGATGGCGCTGCGCGTGACCCTGGAGGGCGGCCGTGAGGTCCTCCTTCCCGTGGGCTTGCTGAGAGCGCCAGAAGGGCTTTACGCGTACCCTGTTGAGAAGGGCTCGGGCGCCGTATCGGCGCTTCTGGACGCCGACGGCTACGTCGAGATTGGAGAGGAGGCGCGCGTCATCGAAGAGGGCGAGCCCGTCAAGGTGCGCCTTTTTTCCGACGAGATCGCTTTCCCGGACCTATTAATAATAGGCAGCCACTGCCTCGGCATCGACGCCATCGTCCGCATGATGGCCGACAGGGGCTATACGGTGCGCTCCATCAACGTCGGCTCCATGGGGGGCCTGCGTGCCATCAGGAAGGGCATCGCCGACGTGGCTGGCATACATCTCCTGGACGAGTCGGGCACGTACAACGAGCCTTTCGTCCGTGATATTCCTGGGGCCGTGCTCGTTAAGGGCTATATCCGGGAGCAGGGCCTCATCGTGGCGAGGGGCAATCCCCTTAATATAAAGGGCATCGCTGACCTGCCGGGCAGGCGCTTTATCAACCGCACCAAAGGCTCGGGCACGAGGACGCTGCTCGACCTCGAGCTGAAAAAGCTGGCGGACGAGCGGCATACAACGCTGAAGGCGCTGGCCGAATCCATCCCTGGCTATGACGTGGAGGCAAAAACGCACAGCGCCGTGGCATCGGCCATACTCACCGGAAAGGCCGACGTGGGCCTGGGCATAAAGACCGTGGCGGACCAGAATGGTTTAGGATTTATACCCCTCAGGGACGAGGAGTACGACTTTGTCATCAACAAGAATAGCCTGGATAAGCCGGCCGTCAGGGCGCTCCTGGACGTGCTCAGCTCATCAGAGTTTAAGCTTAGCATTGGGCGGCTCGGGTATCGCGTATAATTGATGGCCGATGGCAAACTATTTAGTATCGTAATACTAACAGTGCGAAAGTGATCGCATGGAGCTTATACCCATAAAATACAAAGACGTTATGGCGCTGTTGTCATTATCGCTGGTCGGCTTTACCGCATCCTTCACCGGCCACCTCATATCTTCCAATCTCGGGAACTATATGGGGTCGTTCGGCTCCAGCATGACAGCAATAGGATTAGTAATCGGCTCGCTCGCCATAGCAGAGGTGCTATTTAAAACCCCGTTCGGCATACTCTCAGACCGTTATGGGAAGCTGAAGCTCATGCTGGGAGGCCTGGCGCTCCTGGCCATCATCTCCATGATGTTCCCCCTTTTTAAGGACCCGGCGGCGCTCTTCACAATAAGGTTCATGCAGGGGGTCGCCATAGCAGCGTTCTCCACCACCTCGACGGCCATGGTGGCCGACCTTTTCACCGACCGCAAGGGCGAGGCTATGGGCACCTACAACTCGCTGAAGGGGGCCGGCTATGCCCTCGGGCCCATCCTGGGCGGCCTCGTCACCCAGTACTTCAACTTCTTCGACACCTTCCTGCTGTGCGCCGCCGCCTCGGCAACCGTGCTCGTGCTCTGCCTGGTCGCGGTCAAGGAAAGCTTCACCCCGCCGAAAAAGAGGCGGTCTGTGGGCCTCATGCTCAAGGAGAGCAACAGGCTGGATTACGTAAGCTGCTATTTCATAGGCATGAGCGGGATGCTGGCGTTCTACTCCATAATATCGTTCCTGCCCGTGTATGGGACGATAAACGGCATAGGGGCGGGAGTCACCGGCGCCATACTTGGAGTGCAGGCCGTAGTCTACGTGCTCGCCCAGTACTACTCCGGCAAGGCCGCCGATAAATACGGCTCTCGCCTGCCGATCATGATAGGCTCGGTCCTGCTGGCTGCGGGGATACTATTAA from Methanocella conradii HZ254 harbors:
- a CDS encoding RNB domain-containing ribonuclease; this encodes MYRGVTIDDRATMDMDDAIWVDAAEDGSWKVRVMVADVARAAQPRSKLDGIAMARVETRYFARGSSPMLPRRLSEEKLSLWPGEPKSVLVVDIDLDERLNVLDTRLSMGTMESEARLSYSDVPLILSDAGHPQHSLIETARRLAQGLLMVRRNRGALVYYDVNTGWVTGEEGTLKKLKSREDTIGYVIIQELMILANMAVAEYAVKNDVPILFRNHTARSAAPEREELMKLLESAAVVPAERLATIRRTTSLMFNRAEYGASILGHFGLNLGVYTHFTSPIRRYADLVNHQQLRAHIMGKPLPYSKENISGIAAHINRKLIEYDEARSEYMKKKADRMAEEAIQAGQIEGVGDKEFEHITKLLIRGGEDCPEAYHGAFLSRLASGKMPLLCAGLVLTQAPAGERWTGLKAALLERLAKEPNLAVTVFNLAQQISGWPMPSYDITGTHLAFTARATVQLDGKSYESGEFKDASKKGAMQRASVGLLASILGLPVPAMAPPRLAQPAPVNAEIAINTSKDPIVALQEYGQANKLPLPSYSFSMDGPPNKPLITCTCVFNSITATGQASSKQRAKRRAAKAVIDILLGLQ
- a CDS encoding S8 family serine peptidase gives rise to the protein MAGMSSGGRVDISMTRPALSFFVVMALLLPIAPVSIGDAPGGLAISNSSVSTYIIVFDDTPYASAMTAQSASDLVASCGGQVKYRYNVINGMAVTLPDSMAEKIRSLPNVKYVEKDQPVHILLDAAVPQIGADQAWAEGYTGEGVKVAVIDTGVDAGHPDLNGGKVVAWADFVNGSNSTPYDDNGHGTHVSSIIAGTGNASGGKYLGVAPNASLLAAKALDGSGSGYYTNIIKGMDWAVQNGAQVISMSLGGNHSPAMDEAVSNAVNKGVVVVVAAGNGGPSPGTISCPGDSPDAITVGAVDKSDLIANFSSRGPTYDGRIKPDVTNVGVNVTAANAGGTAATGYYISMSGTSMATPMTAGVVALMLQKNSSLTPAQVKNILAQTAKPMKVNETDPIPNNDYGWGRVQAKYALDNVTYSVSGYSSSYLSDTINGTMIPGDYNVTITMLNNGTQPWSRATNVTLHSIGDAANLSAQIIQLPDNVIIPPGQQYVWLFNINATTLGEYNLTYQMYVNNTPIGDTVIHPMRVKDAIQPGNMTFVNSSYEAFKSSSLINLTVQRVDGFDNGITVKCSASGGNGTAGIDFSPASGLVVFAQDQPYANFTVNIYNNGTYTGDKSVNFTLSDPTGGAGLGALQTTTVTIIDDNPRPVLQFNASNYIAWENQSNCQVTVTRTANSHGPVSVDYMVWGGNATPGVDYVPANGTLNFSDGQTAKGFNVIILNNYTGRDRFVNLTLSNPTNGSILGTPASAVLTIKGVETVNFTYSLVKGWNLISVPLSLSNNSIDAFFPAAVKSNLTDMWYYDNGKWVYYSGTRGYSPKYAHLVNVTPGKGYWVKVSNNVSFTVNGIANGSGLPAVGGGWTMIGVYGLNPSNATTAYPGNKDLWYYDNGQWYYYSGTRGYSPKYPHLEVLEPGKGYWVHY
- a CDS encoding universal stress protein — protein: MKVLLATDGMPHTERAVDYAIDHASRYKAELFVVYVLSPDREQRTAWAEGKRTVQAIKLKALSQEVGVTTMLEAGDPAESILRAADKICADFIILGASGRHEGGRRPLGSVSGKVARDAGCSIMIIR
- a CDS encoding molybdopterin biosynthesis protein, giving the protein MSRKEFRRLVSLEDARKALEPFYRRSAESVPLGECYGRTLAEDVYSRVDVPGFDRASMDGYAVKAADTWGADEESPRTLKLIGAIHAGDRPTLAVEAGTAAEIATGAVMPAGANAVVMVENTDSDGSYVNVRKPVTPGENVMHTGADVMMGELVLRKDTRLTSREVSVLAAVGLDYVNVYRMPIVAIMSTGNELTPPGTRLEPGQIYDVNAYAVGAGVRESGGIPLYLGIVRDTPEEFRKAVLDATKKADIILTSGSTSAGSSDMMFSTVGSVGRILVHGIKIKPGKPTIIGEVEGKPFIGLPGYPSSALTIFNEVVAPMVRHMSGRRDKAIREASARMALRVTLEGGREVLLPVGLLRAPEGLYAYPVEKGSGAVSALLDADGYVEIGEEARVIEEGEPVKVRLFSDEIAFPDLLIIGSHCLGIDAIVRMMADRGYTVRSINVGSMGGLRAIRKGIADVAGIHLLDESGTYNEPFVRDIPGAVLVKGYIREQGLIVARGNPLNIKGIADLPGRRFINRTKGSGTRTLLDLELKKLADERHTTLKALAESIPGYDVEAKTHSAVASAILTGKADVGLGIKTVADQNGLGFIPLRDEEYDFVINKNSLDKPAVRALLDVLSSSEFKLSIGRLGYRV
- a CDS encoding molybdopterin molybdotransferase MoeA, whose amino-acid sequence is MPLKSGFRSLASVEDALDMFLGSLEPLNRVEMVSLEEAGERVLAADVRAPRDVPHYDRSAMDGYAVVASDTFGSGKDAGVILKLTSKDSIVSGECRQVHTGSPIPEGADAVVMLEYTEAAGDGVEVLAQVSPGQNIGLKGEDVRKGDIVFREGRLLKPSDVGLLASMGLTEVAVYAKPRVLIIPTGEEIVPRGVEPAPGQMNESNGVMNYLYVKRFGGVPTVHGIVSDVKEELAAALDEGASYDLIVTTGGSSVGKRDLIAEVLASKGTVLVHGVAIKPGKPVALGLVDAGGKRTPIVCLPGYPAACAVDSMVFVDPAVKKLGHMPPAAYRTQKAILTRKIYSEAGYRTYTRVSVEEGRATPLRTKGAGVLSSISRADGYVITPPDVEGHEAGEEVEVTFLE
- a CDS encoding MFS transporter, producing MELIPIKYKDVMALLSLSLVGFTASFTGHLISSNLGNYMGSFGSSMTAIGLVIGSLAIAEVLFKTPFGILSDRYGKLKLMLGGLALLAIISMMFPLFKDPAALFTIRFMQGVAIAAFSTTSTAMVADLFTDRKGEAMGTYNSLKGAGYALGPILGGLVTQYFNFFDTFLLCAAASATVLVLCLVAVKESFTPPKKRRSVGLMLKESNRLDYVSCYFIGMSGMLAFYSIISFLPVYGTINGIGAGVTGAILGVQAVVYVLAQYYSGKAADKYGSRLPIMIGSVLLAAGILLIALVPSPLAWGVAVILSGLGISALWVVSNSYLAYAAPAALMGTVMGLSGTFKEVGDGGGPILIGFLGDWIGLKGAFLCILIFLALSFILALTLDNGVGQKSEAKTIEAIKAR